The DNA segment CCACCCTGGCCGTCGGCGCGTTCAACGGGTTCGTGCTGACCCGCACCAAGCTGCCCAGCTTCATCGTCACGCTGGGCACCTTCCTGATGCTCACCGGCATGAACCTGGGCTTCACCAAGCTGATCGACGGCACCGTCTCCACCAAGTCGATCGGTGACATGGAGGGCTTCCCGAGCGCGCACGCCGTGTTCGCCTCGACCCTCAGTCTCGGCGGGGTCGACCTCAAGGTCACCGTGCTGTGGTGGCTCGGCCTGGTCGCGCTCGCCTCCTGGGTGCTGCTGCGCACCCGCGTGGGCAACTGGATCTTCGCGGTCGGCGGCAACGAGGACGCGGCCCGCGCGGTCGGCGTCCCCGTCGCCAAGACCAAGATCGGCCTCTACATGGGTGTCGCGTTCGGCGCCTGGGTGTCCGGGCAGCACCTGCTGTTCTCGTTCGACACCGTCCAGTCCGGCGAGGGCGTCGGCAACGAGCTGATCTACATCATCGCGGCCGTCATCGGCGGCTGCCTGATCACCGGCGGCTACGGCAGCGCCGTCGGCTCGGCGGTCGGCGCGCTGCTGTTCGGCATGACCAGCAAGGGCATCGTCTTCGCCGAGTGGAACCCGGACTGGTTCAAGTTCTTCCTCGGAGCCATGCTCCTCCTGGCGACCCTGCTCAACACCTGGGTCCGCAAGCGCGCGGAGGCCACGAAATGACCGACACCGAAGAGCGCGTGCCCCTGGTCGAGCTGACCGACGTCAGCAAGCGCTACGGCAACGTCCGCGCCCTGGAGGGCGTCTCCCTCCAGGTGCACGCCGGGGAGATCACCTGCGTCCTCGGCGACAACGGCGCCGGCAAGTCCACCCTGATCAAGACCATCGCGGGGCTCCACCAGCACGACGGCGGCACCCTCCTCATCGAGGGCGAGGAGACCCGGCTCGCCTCCCCGCGCGACGCCCTGGACCGGGGCATCGCCACGGTCTACCAGGACCTCGCCGTCGTCTCCCTGATGCCGGTCTGGCGCAACTTCTTCCTCGGCTCCGAGCCCCGCAAGGGCAAGGGCCCCTTCGCGCGCCTGGACACCGACCTGATGCGCCGCACCACCCGCGAGGAACTGCTGCGCATGGGCATCGACCTGCGCGACGTCGACCAGCCCATCGGCACCCTCTCCGGCGGTGAGCGCCAGTGCGTGGCCATCGCCCGTGCCGTGCACTTCGGCGCCAAGGTGCTCGTGCTGGACGAGCCCACCGCCGCACTGGGCGTCAAGCAGTCCGGTGTGGTCCTCAAATATGTGGCCGCGGCACGTGATGCCGGGCTGGGTGTCGTGCTGATCACCCACAACCCGCACCACGCGCATCTCGTCGGCGACCGCTTCGTACTGCTGCGGCGCGGCGCCATGGTGGGCAACCACACACGCGACGAGATCACCCTGGACGAACTGACCAAGCAGATGGCGGGCGGAGCGGACCTGGACGCTCTGCACCACGAGCTGAAGCGCGGCTGACGGGCGCGGAGCCGCGGGGGATTCGCGGCTTCCCGCCCCCGACAGCACCGCGCCCGGCGTGAGCGTGAGGCACAATCGAGCCCGATGAGCACCTACCGCGACCTCGCCGCCCCCATCGGCTCCCGCCGCGCCCCCGTCCTGCGCACGGTGGGCACCCGGGAACGCCGCTCCCACCTGACCGCGCCCCGCGTGCCCACGGTGGGCATCGACATCGGCGGCACCAAGGTCATGGCGGGCGTCGTGGACGCCGACGGCAACATCCTGGAGAAGCTCCGCGCGGAGACCCCGGACAAGTCCAAGAGCCCCCAGGTCGTCGAGGACACCATCGCCGAGCTGGTGCTCGACCTCTCCGACCGGCACGACGTGCACGCCGTCGGCATCGGGGCCGCCGGCTGGGTCGACGCCGACCGCAACCGCGTGCTGTTCGCCCCCCACCTGTCCTGGCGCAACGAGCCGCTGCGCGACCGCCTCGCCGCCCGGCTGTCCGTGCCCGTGCTGGTGGACAACGACGCCAACACCGCGGCCTGGGCCGAGTGGCGCTTCGGCGCCGGGCGCGGCGAGGACCACCTCGTCATGATCACCCTCGGCACCGGCATCGGGGGCGCCATCCTGGAGGACGGCCAGGTCAAGCGGGGCAAGTTCGGCGTCGCGGGCGAGTTCGGCCATATGCAGGTCGTGCCCGGCGGACACCGGTGCCCGTGCGGCAACCGGGGCTGCTGGGAGCAGTACAGCTCCGGCAACGCCCTGGTCCGCGAGGCGCGGGAGCTGGCCGCCGCCGACTCCCCGGTCGCCTACGGGATCATCGAGCACGTCAAGGGCAGCATCGGCGACATCACCGGCCCGATGATCACCGAGCTGGCCCGCGAGGGCGACGCGATGTGCATCGAGCTGCTCCAGGACATCGGCCAGTGGCTCGGCGTCGGCATCGCCAACCTCGCCGCCGCCCTCGACCCGTCCTGCTTCGTCATCGGTGGCGGGGTCAGCGCGGCCGACGACCTGCTCATCGGCCCCGCGCGGGACGCCTTCAAGCGCCACCTCACCGGCCGCGGCTACCGCCCCGAGGCCCGCATCACCCGCGCCCAGCTCGGCCCCGAGGCCGGCATGGTCGGCGCGGCCGACCTGGCCCGGCTGGTCGCCCGCCGCTTCCGCCGCGCCAAGCGCCGCCGCGTGGAGCGCTACGAACGCTTCGAGCGGTACACCCAGGGCCGCCGGGACCGGGACACCGCATGACCACCTCGCTTCCGCACCAGGCGGCCGCCCCGGCCACGCCGCACCCGGCGGGGGAGGACCCGCGGCACCGCGTCAGGCGCCGCGCCCTCACCCTGCTGATCATCGTGCTGCTCATCGGCGTACCGGCCGGCTATCTGGTGATCTCCGCCAACCAGAGCCGGGACAGCGGCAAGGACAAGGAAGCGAAGTACTCCGCCACCGGCCTCACCCCCGGCTGGCCCTCCAAGGTGCAGCGCCGTCTCTACCAGGTGCCCGTACCGCACCCTGCCGACCGGCTCGCGTACTACGAGACGAACAACTGGAAGACCAGCCGCCTGTACGTGCAGTTCCGCACCAACGGCGCGGGTCTGGACAGCTTCCTCGGCACCCTCGGCATCCACCGGGACCAGCTGAAGCAGGGTGCCGTCACCATCGGCGCCCGCGACCGCCAGGTCTCCGGCTGGAACCTCACCGGCCCCGGCGTCTGGTCCGGCTACACCCACAAGCAGAAGAACCCGGCCCCCACCCAGGACGTGGTCGTGAACATGTCCGACCCGGTCTACCCGACGGTGTACGTGGTCAGCCGCACGGTGCCCTGACCTGCTGAGGAACGCGTTGTCAGACCCCGCCCGTACAGTCGGAGACGGCTCATCCGACAGGGACGGGAGGTGACAGGACACGTGAGTGACGGCACGGCCACGGCGACAGCGCGCGCGGGCACCGGGAACACCGGGAACACGGTCCCGGCCCGCCTCGCCTGCGTGTTCCTGCCCGCGCCCCTCCCGCGCGAGGCCCGCGTCGCCTTCTGGGACCCCGACGGCGAGCCCCTCCTGGACGCCACCGACGAGCTGACCGTCGTACGGCCGCACGGCACGGGTGTACGGCGCCGTCAGGTGCCCGCGCTCACCCTGCCCCTCGCCGACGCCCTGCCCCTGCTGGTCCGCGCCCGGCACGATCCGGCCGCCCATCCCGCCACGGCCTGCTGGGGAGCCGCCGCGCTGCACGCCCTGCGGCTGACCGCGCGGGGCCGCCTGCTGCCCGGCCTCACCCCGAGCGGGCACGACGCCTGGCGCGCCGGACCGCTGGAGCCCGACGACATCGCGCACCTGCGCGCGGTGGCCGCCGCGCTGCCGCCCGAGGGCCACGCCGTCCCGCTGCCCGGTCCCGGACCGCTGACTCTGCCCGAGCCCGAGGCCCTGGTCCGCGCCTTCCTGGACGCCGTCGCGGACACCCTGCCCCGCACCCCCGCCGCCCGGCATACCAGCGGACGCCCCTTCGCCGCCCGCCAACCCCAGCCGCTGCCCGGCGCCCAGGACTGGGCGGCCGAGGTCGCCGCGGGCATGGACGCGGGCGTACGGATCTCGCTGCGCCTGGACCTGTCCGGGTACAGCGTCTTCGACACCGGCGACGACCAGCGGGCGCGGGCGGCCGGCGCCGCCGTCGTCCAGGTCCACAGCCTGGCCGACCCCACGCTCGTCGCCGACGCGGCGGCCGTGTGGGCCGGGGACGCGGACGCCCTCGGGCCCCGCGCGCACGTGGACGCCGCCCTCGCCGTCCGGCGCGCCGCGCGCGTGTGGGGGCCGCTGGACCGGCTCGCCGAGCAGGACGTGCCCGACGTACTCGCCCTGTCCGAGGAGGAGGTCACCGACCTGCTCGGCGTGGCCGCGAGCCGGCTCGCCGCCGCCGGGGTGGCCGTGCACTGGCCCCGCGACCTCGCGAGCGACCTCGCCGCCACCGCCGAGGTCCGCACCGCGCCCGGCTCCGCGACCGACGGCACCGGGTTCTTCGAGAGCGAGGAACTGCTCGCCTTCCGCTGGCAGCTGGCGCTCGGCGGCGACCCGCTCACCGAGGCCGAGATGGACGCCCTCGCCGAGGCCCACCGCCCGGTCGTCCGGCTGCGCGACCGCTGGGTCCTGGTCGACCCGGTCCTGGTCCGCAAGGCCCGCAAGCGCGAACTCGGCCTGCTCGACCCCGTCGACGCGCTCGCCGTCGCCCTCACCGGCACCGCCGAGGTCGACGGAGAGACCGTGGAGGCCGTCCCGACCGGCGCCCTCGCGGCGCTGCGCGACCGGCTCACCGCGGGGCTCGCCCCGGCCGAGCCGCCCGCCGGGCTCGACGCGACCCTGCGCGACTACCAGCTGCGCGGCCTCGCCTGGCTCGACCTGATGACCTCCCTCGGCCTCGGCGGCTGCCTCGCCGACGACATGGGTCTCGGCAAGACGATCACCCTCATCGCCCTGCACCTCAAGCGCGCCCGCACCGAGCCGACCCTCGTGGTCTGCCCCGCCTCCCTGCTGGGCAACTGGCAGCGAGAGATCAACCGCTTCGCGCCCGGCGTCCCGGTCCGCCGCTTCCACGGCGCCGACCGCACCCTCGACGGCCTCACCGGCGGCTTCGTCCTCACCACCTACGGCACCATGCGCTCCGCCGCCGCCCAGCTCGCCGAGCACCCCTGGGGCATGGTCGTGGCGGACGAGGCCCAGCATGTGAAGAACCCCTACTCCGCCACCGCGAAGGCGCTGCGCACGATCCGGACCCCCGCGCGCGTGGCGCTCACCGGCACCCCGGTGGAGAACAACCTCTCCGAGCTGTGGGCCTTGCTCGACTGGACCACGCCCGGCCTGCTCGGCCCCCTGAAGTCCTTCCGCGCCCGGCACGCGCGTGCCGTGGAGAACGGTGAGGACGCCGAGGCGGTGGAGCGGCTGGCGCGGCTCGTGCGGCCGTTCATGCTGCGCCGCAAGAAGTCCGACCCCGGCATCGTCCCCGAACTCCCGCCCAAGACCGAGACCGACCACCCGGTCCCGCTCAGCCGCGAACAGGCCGCGCTGTACGAGGCCGTGGTGCGCGAGTCGATGCTCGCCATCGAGGACGCGGACGGCATCGCCCGCCGGGGCCTGGTCCTCAAGCTGCTCGGCGCCCTCAAGCAGATCTGCGACCACCCGGCGCTCTACCTCAAGGAGGAGCCCGCCCACCCCGACCGGCTCTCCGCCCGCTCCGGCAAACTCGCCCTGCTGGACGAGCTGCTGGACACCGTGCTCGCCGAGGACGGCTCGGTCCTGGTCTTCACCCAGTACGTCGGCATGGCCCGGCTCATCACCGCCCACCTGGCCGACCGCGCGATCCCGGTCGACCTGCTGCACGGTGGCACTCCGGTGCCCGAGCGGGAGCGGATGGTGGACCGGTTCCAGTCCGGCGAGATCCCGGTCCTGGTGCTCTCCCTCAAGGCGGCGGGCACCGGGCTGAACCTCACCCGCGCGGGGCACGTCGTGCACTTCGACCGCTGGTGGAACCCGGCCGTCGAGGAACAGGCCACCGACCGCGCCTACCGCATCGGACAGACCCAGCCCGTCCAGGTCCACCGCCTGGTCACCGAGGGCACGGTGGAGGACCGTATCGCCGAGATGCTCACCGCCAAGCGCGCGCTGGCCGACGCGATCCTCGGCTCCGGCGAGGCGGCCCTGACCGAGCTGACCGACCGCGAACTGACCGACCTCGTGTCCCTGCGGAGGCCGGAATGAGTGCCGAGGAGCGGACCCCGGCGGAGGAGGCCCGCGAGGCGCTGCGCGCGGCTCGGGCGGGGGGCTCCGGTGCGGCTGAGCCCGACGCGGCCCGGGACGCCGCCGAGGCGGAAGCGGTCGA comes from the Streptomyces seoulensis genome and includes:
- a CDS encoding ATP-binding cassette domain-containing protein, which gives rise to MTDTEERVPLVELTDVSKRYGNVRALEGVSLQVHAGEITCVLGDNGAGKSTLIKTIAGLHQHDGGTLLIEGEETRLASPRDALDRGIATVYQDLAVVSLMPVWRNFFLGSEPRKGKGPFARLDTDLMRRTTREELLRMGIDLRDVDQPIGTLSGGERQCVAIARAVHFGAKVLVLDEPTAALGVKQSGVVLKYVAAARDAGLGVVLITHNPHHAHLVGDRFVLLRRGAMVGNHTRDEITLDELTKQMAGGADLDALHHELKRG
- a CDS encoding DEAD/DEAH box helicase; the protein is MSDGTATATARAGTGNTGNTVPARLACVFLPAPLPREARVAFWDPDGEPLLDATDELTVVRPHGTGVRRRQVPALTLPLADALPLLVRARHDPAAHPATACWGAAALHALRLTARGRLLPGLTPSGHDAWRAGPLEPDDIAHLRAVAAALPPEGHAVPLPGPGPLTLPEPEALVRAFLDAVADTLPRTPAARHTSGRPFAARQPQPLPGAQDWAAEVAAGMDAGVRISLRLDLSGYSVFDTGDDQRARAAGAAVVQVHSLADPTLVADAAAVWAGDADALGPRAHVDAALAVRRAARVWGPLDRLAEQDVPDVLALSEEEVTDLLGVAASRLAAAGVAVHWPRDLASDLAATAEVRTAPGSATDGTGFFESEELLAFRWQLALGGDPLTEAEMDALAEAHRPVVRLRDRWVLVDPVLVRKARKRELGLLDPVDALAVALTGTAEVDGETVEAVPTGALAALRDRLTAGLAPAEPPAGLDATLRDYQLRGLAWLDLMTSLGLGGCLADDMGLGKTITLIALHLKRARTEPTLVVCPASLLGNWQREINRFAPGVPVRRFHGADRTLDGLTGGFVLTTYGTMRSAAAQLAEHPWGMVVADEAQHVKNPYSATAKALRTIRTPARVALTGTPVENNLSELWALLDWTTPGLLGPLKSFRARHARAVENGEDAEAVERLARLVRPFMLRRKKSDPGIVPELPPKTETDHPVPLSREQAALYEAVVRESMLAIEDADGIARRGLVLKLLGALKQICDHPALYLKEEPAHPDRLSARSGKLALLDELLDTVLAEDGSVLVFTQYVGMARLITAHLADRAIPVDLLHGGTPVPERERMVDRFQSGEIPVLVLSLKAAGTGLNLTRAGHVVHFDRWWNPAVEEQATDRAYRIGQTQPVQVHRLVTEGTVEDRIAEMLTAKRALADAILGSGEAALTELTDRELTDLVSLRRPE
- a CDS encoding ROK family glucokinase, whose protein sequence is MSTYRDLAAPIGSRRAPVLRTVGTRERRSHLTAPRVPTVGIDIGGTKVMAGVVDADGNILEKLRAETPDKSKSPQVVEDTIAELVLDLSDRHDVHAVGIGAAGWVDADRNRVLFAPHLSWRNEPLRDRLAARLSVPVLVDNDANTAAWAEWRFGAGRGEDHLVMITLGTGIGGAILEDGQVKRGKFGVAGEFGHMQVVPGGHRCPCGNRGCWEQYSSGNALVREARELAAADSPVAYGIIEHVKGSIGDITGPMITELAREGDAMCIELLQDIGQWLGVGIANLAAALDPSCFVIGGGVSAADDLLIGPARDAFKRHLTGRGYRPEARITRAQLGPEAGMVGAADLARLVARRFRRAKRRRVERYERFERYTQGRRDRDTA
- a CDS encoding ABC transporter permease; this translates as MSTTTDTRPTGGPAPGGERSRDERLTHTSPLRKLLSRPELGSVVGALAVLVFFAVAADGFLRPASISTVLYASSTIGIMAVPVALLMIGGEFDLSAGVMVTSSALISSMFSYQMTANIWVGAGVSLLATLAVGAFNGFVLTRTKLPSFIVTLGTFLMLTGMNLGFTKLIDGTVSTKSIGDMEGFPSAHAVFASTLSLGGVDLKVTVLWWLGLVALASWVLLRTRVGNWIFAVGGNEDAARAVGVPVAKTKIGLYMGVAFGAWVSGQHLLFSFDTVQSGEGVGNELIYIIAAVIGGCLITGGYGSAVGSAVGALLFGMTSKGIVFAEWNPDWFKFFLGAMLLLATLLNTWVRKRAEATK